In Aspergillus nidulans FGSC A4 chromosome II, a single window of DNA contains:
- a CDS encoding protein orsE (transcript_id=CADANIAT00003932) — protein MATNQAAWLTKAGNDLEVGDAPVPTAGPGEIVVKNAAVAINPLDTHMQDVGVFVQQWPTIFGCDVAGTVHETGPDVERFKKGDRVIGHAINLVTGRPQDGAYALYTVVPANKAAILPDAISFTDGVVAPFAVEAAVCVLSLKEPGVAMPGVSTPALALPYPSLDDPVKPLGKVLVIWGGSSSVGSMTTQIATAAGIQVIAISGAHNFELSKRCGATEVFDHKDPEVVDKVVAAVQKSGQEFVGIFDAVATPDTYTSDLVILEKLGGGHLAAVHPPPAEVPSNVKAGMIFAVNDIATPVWNDFVTPALESGKIQCLPPPTIVGKGLEAINEGLKRCKAGVSATKLVVEL, from the exons ATGGCAACCAACCAAGCCGCGTGGCTCACCAAGGCAGGCAATGACCTCGAAGTCGGTGATGCCCCCGTCCCTACGGCTGGCCCAGGCGAGATTGTGGTTAAGAACGCCGCGGTGGCCATCAACCCACTCGACACCCATATGCAGGACGTCGGCGTCTTTGTCCAGCAGTGGCCCACCATCTTTGGCTGCGACGTCGCCGGTACAGTGCATGAGACGGGTCCAGACGTCGAGCGGTTCAAGAAGGGGGACCGGGTTATTGG TCACGCCATCAATCTGGTCACCGGGCGGCCTCAGGATGGTGCCTATGCTCTCTACACCGTCGTCCCCGCCAACAAGGCGGCTATCCTGCCGGACGCTATCTCCTTCACCGACGGAGTCGTCGCTCCCTTCGCGGTCGAGGCGGCCGTTTGCGTCCTCTCCCTGAAAGAGCCCGGTGTGGCCATGCCCGGCGTCTCCACGCCGGCATTAGCCCTGCCGTATCCCTCTCTTGACGATCCCGTCAAGCCGTTGGGCAAAGTCCTGGTCATCTGGGGCGGCTCTTCGTCCGTTGGGTCCATGACGACCCAGATTGCCACCGCCGCTGGTATTCAGGTTATTGCCATTTCTGGTGCTCACAACTTTGAGTTAAGCAAGCGCTGTGGCGCTACCGAAGTCTTTGATCACAAGGATCCCGAGGTCGTTGACAAGGTTGTTGCTGCCGTGCAGAAATCCGGCCAGGAGTTTGTGGGAATCTTTGACGCCGTCGCTACACCTGACACCTACACCAGCGATCTGGTCATCCTCGAGAAACTTGGAGGAGGCCATCTGGCTGCGGTTCATCCTCCGCCCGCAGAAGTCCCGAGCAACGTCAAGGCCGGCATGATCTTCGCGGTCAACGATATTGCAACCCCGGTATGGAATGACTTTGTCACCCCTGCTCTCGAGAGCGGGAAGATCCAGTGCTTGCCTCCGCCAACAATCGTCGGGAAGGGTCTTGAGGCGATCAACGAAGGGTTGAAGAGGTGCAAGGCGGGCGTGAGCGCGACCAAGCTGGTTGTGGAGTTGTAA